One region of Roseimicrobium gellanilyticum genomic DNA includes:
- a CDS encoding PIG-L deacetylase family protein, giving the protein MPLPQTILAIGAHYDDCVFGIPGILLQAVRKHHRVVILSLIGDYTNWPPVQGREPQLLEVTKQLAQERGMEMRFLKHASMHFRLGEDTQREVAEIVEEVKPTTSFMLWPHDRHPDHESAASICKAALMQPRTILGRDCPAPRRVFCYDNGPRHTIGFEPNTFVDVTAEWPASMEWLGRLMAFVNKKEYDAATLDSSRQAKESLARYRGATCGVKYAEAIWSMTAAPVEIL; this is encoded by the coding sequence ATGCCCCTCCCCCAGACCATCCTCGCCATCGGCGCCCACTATGACGATTGCGTCTTCGGTATTCCCGGCATCCTGCTACAGGCCGTGCGCAAGCACCACCGGGTGGTCATCCTCTCGCTCATCGGCGACTACACAAACTGGCCGCCGGTGCAGGGACGCGAACCGCAACTCCTGGAAGTGACCAAACAGCTCGCCCAGGAGCGCGGCATGGAGATGCGATTCCTGAAGCACGCTTCCATGCACTTCCGTCTCGGTGAGGATACCCAACGCGAGGTCGCGGAGATCGTGGAAGAGGTGAAGCCCACCACCTCCTTCATGCTGTGGCCCCACGATCGCCATCCCGATCACGAATCCGCCGCCTCCATCTGCAAGGCCGCGCTCATGCAACCGCGTACCATCCTGGGACGCGACTGTCCGGCGCCACGCCGGGTCTTCTGCTATGACAATGGCCCGCGCCACACCATCGGCTTCGAGCCAAACACGTTCGTGGACGTGACGGCCGAGTGGCCTGCCTCCATGGAGTGGCTCGGCAGGCTCATGGCCTTCGTGAACAAGAAGGAGTATGACGCTGCCACCCTCGACTCCAGCCGTCAGGCGAAGGAATCCCTCGCCCGCTACCGCGGCGCGACTTGTGGCGTGAAGTACGCCGAGGCCATCTGGTCGATGACCGCCGCGCCCGTGGAAATCCTCTGA
- a CDS encoding HEAT repeat domain-containing protein has protein sequence MKLRNLCLWTCLALAGMLHGADPELQSYFGREGKPVPESAKVSVQTGKTTYLLGEPISVQFTLENAGKDPFTIETGGDYRGTGFPLRYKFVVTDADGKVMPDLTQYAMNMGGIGGPRELKPGEKHQEFLPLLLYVTINQPGRYKVKVAHDFGWAVTETRKHPWAETTIEVTMPTADEARELVSQACVRGIDRNTRATETRLLRHPVFLPALLEKAEKGSQAAVHGIGGILTVDATAALVKLTKHEDAGIATLAIDQLLSRLPMITMGEYTYPVYHTWYEAGDPKQASALTWDERFRPETLALGKQWVESDKVDLINRGALVLTSLGRPEDMPVIQATLARETKTIPVPRKESGDNILNHPGAQDTLLRAVDAIRSRGHRASTNADIDVAGSLILMRQLADKTIPKPEGGAWKARLVTSMESPCPTLREEALKAVPDDIPSDWIPMVLRRMEDDDLGVVRIACEAAARSKHKDFAKPALRILQTSHHPWVIRSASEAAWFCGAHVEMWDIWAQRLAEKELHSDAFQYLQKIIQEVEDKQTMGSGSSSHMTMDERFTLRDRWVTFLNKHRKELADGKRFSIKDPELLHLMQRPGSEDVVFHISFKDGTQWPPLKRE, from the coding sequence ATGAAGCTGCGCAACCTATGCCTCTGGACGTGCCTCGCCCTCGCGGGGATGCTGCACGGTGCAGACCCGGAGCTTCAGTCCTACTTCGGCCGCGAGGGCAAGCCGGTTCCAGAGTCGGCGAAAGTGAGCGTGCAAACGGGTAAGACCACCTACCTGCTGGGTGAACCCATCTCCGTGCAGTTCACACTGGAGAATGCTGGCAAGGATCCTTTCACCATCGAGACCGGCGGAGACTATCGCGGCACCGGCTTCCCTCTTCGGTACAAGTTTGTGGTGACCGATGCGGATGGGAAGGTCATGCCAGATCTCACCCAGTACGCCATGAACATGGGTGGCATCGGCGGACCGCGTGAGTTGAAGCCGGGTGAGAAGCATCAGGAGTTTCTTCCCCTGCTGCTCTATGTGACGATCAACCAGCCCGGCCGCTACAAAGTGAAGGTCGCGCATGACTTTGGCTGGGCTGTCACCGAAACGAGAAAGCACCCCTGGGCCGAGACCACCATTGAGGTCACCATGCCCACTGCGGATGAAGCCCGCGAACTCGTGAGTCAGGCCTGCGTCCGCGGCATCGATCGAAACACCCGCGCTACGGAGACACGGCTGCTGCGTCATCCCGTATTCCTCCCCGCACTGCTGGAGAAGGCGGAGAAAGGTTCACAAGCCGCCGTGCATGGCATCGGCGGCATCCTCACGGTGGATGCGACTGCAGCACTGGTGAAGCTGACGAAGCATGAGGACGCAGGGATCGCAACGCTCGCCATCGACCAATTGCTGTCCCGGTTGCCCATGATCACCATGGGTGAATACACTTACCCGGTCTATCACACCTGGTATGAGGCCGGAGACCCGAAGCAGGCCAGTGCTTTGACCTGGGACGAGCGCTTCCGCCCTGAAACGCTCGCCCTTGGAAAACAGTGGGTGGAATCTGACAAAGTTGACCTCATCAACCGGGGAGCGCTGGTGCTCACCTCGCTGGGTCGTCCCGAGGACATGCCTGTGATCCAGGCGACACTCGCTCGCGAAACGAAAACCATCCCGGTCCCACGCAAGGAATCCGGAGACAACATCCTCAACCACCCCGGAGCGCAGGACACACTCCTTCGCGCGGTGGATGCCATCCGCAGTCGTGGCCATCGCGCCAGCACGAATGCAGACATCGATGTCGCGGGCTCCCTCATCCTGATGCGGCAGCTCGCGGACAAGACCATTCCCAAGCCCGAGGGCGGCGCGTGGAAGGCACGCCTCGTCACCAGCATGGAAAGCCCCTGCCCCACGCTCCGTGAGGAAGCGCTCAAGGCCGTGCCAGATGACATCCCCTCAGACTGGATTCCCATGGTATTGCGCCGCATGGAGGATGACGATCTCGGCGTAGTTCGCATCGCTTGCGAGGCCGCCGCCCGTAGCAAGCACAAGGACTTTGCCAAACCTGCCCTCCGCATCCTGCAGACCAGTCATCACCCATGGGTGATCCGATCCGCCTCGGAAGCGGCCTGGTTCTGCGGTGCGCACGTGGAAATGTGGGACATCTGGGCCCAACGCCTCGCGGAAAAGGAACTGCACAGCGATGCCTTCCAATACCTGCAGAAGATCATTCAGGAGGTTGAAGACAAGCAGACCATGGGCAGCGGCAGCAGCAGCCACATGACCATGGATGAGCGCTTCACGCTGCGCGACCGTTGGGTGACTTTCCTCAACAAACACCGGAAGGAGCTCGCAGACGGAAAACGCTTTTCCATCAAGGATCCCGAACTCCTGCATCTCATGCAGCGTCCCGGCTCCGAGGACGTCGTATTCCATATTTCCTTCAAGGACGGCACCCAGTGGCCGCCACTGAAGCGGGAGTAG
- a CDS encoding YfbK domain-containing protein, with the protein MNAKLTAYALNELPPDERAALEAEMETNPALRVEAEEMRKFCTLLHDEVTDAEKTTLTSEQRFRVLREFTADTQPLPKKTERSIWKHPAFWVPTAIAACTTAMLVITLNEQRSQAPEERVSLAVHAKGKLSTEDVRVNIEKTAKPISAGQTPAPGMPDTPTFVAVNAPVALGKTGDALLPMPTPGTPASPALLLPVSPDGTAASTLVAEALSSTMVTEKAEADFSSASEGSRITGSGSIASRGIAIGSTRPLDQFNFSNDKLSEMPADPTSGTFGSLGGLSPASDIVVGAGGTVSMSGNGLALGLEVNEPAVSFGRDASMASGADINGSTLNLNRSGVVTVNGSLTSRGAVGGTVIANGASTTGDVPTADKAAAGTGGVTKVGAGSITLAGGTLAFTGTTTSAPTGAPANTYTGGTTLAAGSVPALRAEEAETGLHMDSSTPAVAVNTPPSSQAPKPLTRRRVFDTSPGAAPSPSDGGVKLQAAAAEPKPPTELAGRSATPASGPVASPAPADTMTLATLADTDDAIKMPAAGGAPAATTPSTPLTGVPKPASATPAAPAATIANPVPAPAPHFYAIADNENDAYRRTQTTTTTTESLVRGKREQDLEKFGKQLQELKQIKDLQEAETRARKLVTRHAGGETYTPIYENPFLQVAQQPLSTFSIDVDTASYANVRRFLNNGQRPPADAVRLEELINYFPYAYEPPAEDAAPFSVTVDMAEAPWQPMHRLARIALKGREIRKERGAANFVFLVDVSGSMDSPDKLPLVKQSLRMLTEQLKDTDRVAIVTYAGDTGVALTSTTGSERQKIQSAVEALNAGGSTNGAGGIRVAYQQATQNFVQEGVNRVILCTDGDFNVGISSPEELEKLIAEKAKSRVFLSVLGYGTGNLKDRTMETLADKGNGNYAYIDSLSEARKVLVDQMNATLVTIAKDVKIQVEFNPTQVAAYRLLGYENRALAKEDFNNDRKDAGEIGAGHTVTALYEIVPVGARAMSPDGRPAVDDLKYAPKPPPTTVMATPAPGGGSPSRETMTVKLRYKQPEGDKSQLIEVPVTDKEQTMANAPRDFVFAASVTGFGMMLRNSQYSGELTWDMVRDMALRGKGEDPLGYRGEFLQLIDKARGLTEGRE; encoded by the coding sequence ATGAATGCGAAACTAACCGCCTACGCCCTGAATGAGCTGCCGCCTGATGAGCGCGCCGCCCTGGAGGCCGAGATGGAAACCAATCCCGCCCTGCGCGTGGAGGCGGAGGAGATGCGCAAGTTCTGCACCCTGCTCCACGACGAGGTCACTGATGCAGAAAAAACGACGCTCACCTCCGAGCAACGCTTCCGTGTGTTGCGCGAATTCACCGCGGATACGCAGCCCCTGCCAAAGAAGACCGAGCGCTCCATCTGGAAGCATCCCGCCTTCTGGGTGCCCACCGCCATCGCGGCCTGCACCACAGCCATGCTCGTGATCACCCTGAACGAACAGCGCTCACAGGCGCCTGAGGAGAGGGTGAGTCTGGCCGTTCACGCCAAAGGCAAGCTCTCCACCGAAGACGTGCGGGTGAACATTGAAAAAACAGCAAAGCCGATCTCCGCTGGCCAGACTCCCGCCCCCGGAATGCCTGATACACCCACCTTCGTGGCGGTGAATGCGCCCGTCGCTCTCGGCAAGACAGGCGATGCATTGCTTCCCATGCCCACGCCGGGCACGCCCGCAAGTCCTGCGCTGTTGCTCCCCGTCTCGCCGGATGGGACCGCCGCATCCACCCTGGTGGCCGAGGCATTGTCATCGACGATGGTGACGGAAAAAGCAGAGGCGGATTTCAGCAGTGCGAGCGAGGGAAGCCGCATCACAGGCTCAGGTAGCATTGCCAGTCGCGGCATCGCCATCGGCAGTACCCGTCCTCTGGATCAGTTCAACTTTTCAAATGACAAGCTGAGCGAAATGCCTGCGGATCCAACGTCGGGAACCTTCGGATCACTGGGTGGCCTCTCGCCAGCCTCCGACATTGTGGTGGGCGCGGGTGGGACTGTATCCATGTCTGGCAACGGCCTGGCATTGGGGCTGGAGGTCAATGAGCCTGCCGTGAGCTTTGGCCGCGACGCCTCCATGGCCAGCGGTGCCGACATCAACGGCAGCACCCTCAACCTGAATCGCAGTGGCGTGGTCACAGTGAATGGCTCGCTCACTTCCAGGGGGGCGGTGGGCGGCACTGTCATTGCCAATGGGGCTTCCACTACCGGAGATGTGCCCACCGCAGACAAGGCAGCTGCGGGAACGGGTGGAGTGACGAAGGTGGGAGCTGGCTCGATCACGCTGGCTGGTGGTACACTCGCATTCACTGGCACCACCACTTCTGCCCCCACGGGAGCACCTGCGAACACCTACACCGGAGGCACAACCCTCGCGGCGGGTAGCGTGCCCGCACTGCGTGCTGAGGAAGCGGAAACCGGTCTGCACATGGACAGTTCCACGCCCGCTGTGGCGGTAAATACTCCTCCCAGCTCCCAAGCACCCAAACCTTTGACCCGTCGCAGGGTCTTTGATACCTCCCCAGGAGCGGCACCCTCCCCCAGTGACGGCGGGGTCAAGCTCCAGGCTGCTGCCGCGGAACCCAAGCCACCCACGGAACTCGCAGGCAGGTCAGCCACGCCCGCCTCAGGCCCCGTGGCATCCCCCGCTCCTGCGGATACCATGACTCTCGCCACCCTTGCTGATACCGACGACGCGATCAAGATGCCTGCCGCTGGTGGTGCCCCCGCTGCGACCACGCCTTCAACCCCGCTTACTGGGGTTCCCAAGCCTGCCAGCGCTACTCCCGCCGCTCCTGCCGCTACCATTGCCAACCCCGTGCCGGCTCCAGCTCCCCACTTCTACGCCATCGCGGACAACGAAAACGACGCCTACAGGAGAACCCAAACCACCACTACCACCACGGAGTCTCTGGTGAGAGGCAAGCGCGAACAGGACCTGGAGAAGTTTGGCAAACAGTTGCAAGAGCTCAAGCAAATCAAAGACCTCCAGGAAGCCGAAACCCGTGCTCGCAAGCTCGTCACCCGGCATGCTGGTGGCGAGACCTACACCCCCATCTACGAGAATCCATTCCTACAGGTAGCGCAGCAACCTCTCTCCACCTTCTCGATCGATGTGGACACCGCGAGCTACGCCAATGTGCGCCGCTTCCTGAACAATGGACAGCGCCCTCCGGCCGACGCCGTGCGTCTGGAAGAACTCATCAATTACTTCCCCTATGCCTATGAACCACCCGCGGAAGACGCCGCTCCTTTCTCCGTGACGGTGGACATGGCGGAGGCTCCCTGGCAGCCCATGCACCGCCTCGCGCGCATCGCGCTGAAAGGTCGCGAGATTCGCAAGGAACGCGGTGCGGCAAACTTTGTCTTCCTCGTGGATGTGTCCGGCTCCATGGATTCGCCGGACAAGCTGCCTCTCGTGAAGCAGTCCCTGCGCATGCTCACGGAGCAGCTCAAGGACACGGACCGTGTGGCCATCGTGACTTATGCGGGTGACACTGGTGTCGCCCTCACTTCCACAACGGGTAGCGAGCGGCAGAAGATTCAAAGCGCCGTCGAAGCCCTCAATGCCGGAGGCTCCACCAATGGCGCAGGCGGCATTCGCGTGGCCTATCAGCAGGCCACGCAGAACTTCGTACAAGAAGGCGTGAATCGGGTCATCTTATGCACGGATGGTGACTTCAATGTGGGCATCAGCTCGCCGGAGGAACTGGAGAAACTCATCGCGGAGAAGGCGAAGAGCCGCGTCTTCCTCAGCGTGCTGGGCTACGGCACAGGCAATCTCAAGGACCGCACGATGGAAACCCTCGCAGACAAGGGGAACGGCAACTATGCCTACATCGACTCCCTGAGCGAAGCACGCAAGGTGCTGGTGGATCAGATGAATGCCACGCTCGTGACGATCGCCAAGGATGTGAAGATCCAGGTGGAATTCAATCCCACCCAGGTTGCTGCCTATCGCCTGCTTGGTTATGAGAACCGCGCACTGGCGAAGGAGGACTTCAACAACGATCGCAAGGATGCAGGTGAAATCGGCGCGGGCCACACCGTGACAGCACTCTACGAAATCGTACCCGTGGGCGCACGCGCCATGTCACCCGATGGACGTCCCGCCGTCGATGACCTGAAGTACGCACCCAAGCCGCCACCCACGACGGTTATGGCCACTCCAGCTCCCGGCGGCGGATCTCCCAGCAGGGAAACCATGACCGTGAAGCTGCGCTACAAGCAACCCGAGGGTGACAAGAGCCAGCTCATTGAAGTGCCGGTGACGGACAAGGAGCAGACCATGGCGAATGCGCCCCGTGACTTCGTCTTTGCAGCCAGTGTCACCGGATTTGGCATGATGCTGCGCAACTCGCAGTACTCCGGTGAACTCACCTGGGACATGGTGCGTGACATGGCCCTGCGCGGCAAAGGTGAAGACCCGTTGGGCTATCGTGGTGAGTTCCTGCAACTCATCGACAAGGCTCGTGGACTCACGGAAGGCCGGGAGTAG
- a CDS encoding RNA polymerase sigma factor yields MPPEAFMSSRDPDHAFLLGALERYEKPLIRYAIGIVGDVSQARDIAQDVFIRLSQSLGTLDRERLAPWLFTVCRNRALDHQRKFNRIIPMENDVLDMESSNAPTPADALEEQETSGQISRWIDQLPDKQREAVKMKFEAGLSYKEISEVLKTSVGNVGTLIHLGVTTLRERWLALNA; encoded by the coding sequence ATGCCTCCTGAAGCCTTCATGAGCAGTCGCGACCCCGACCACGCCTTCCTCCTTGGTGCCCTGGAACGGTATGAGAAGCCCCTCATACGCTATGCCATCGGCATCGTGGGAGATGTGAGTCAGGCTCGCGACATCGCCCAGGACGTCTTCATCCGGCTGAGCCAGAGCCTTGGCACGCTGGATCGCGAACGGCTCGCGCCGTGGCTCTTCACGGTGTGCCGCAATCGCGCCCTGGATCATCAGCGAAAATTCAACCGCATCATCCCCATGGAAAACGACGTGCTCGACATGGAATCCTCCAACGCTCCGACTCCCGCGGATGCTCTTGAGGAGCAGGAGACCAGCGGCCAGATCAGCCGGTGGATTGATCAACTTCCTGACAAGCAGCGCGAGGCTGTGAAGATGAAATTCGAGGCCGGGCTGAGCTACAAGGAGATCAGCGAAGTCCTGAAGACGAGCGTGGGAAATGTAGGCACGCTCATTCACCTCGGAGTCACCACCCTGCGGGAGCGCTGGCTCGCACTGAATGCCTGA
- a CDS encoding PH domain-containing protein, translated as MANARYFLPDHPTLKDVYSKNDLRAMLISGTLSRSDMVLDDETGHGHLLGDLLAMPYPDVTNMPRRSTSGGGPSPRPQLPPNHEFRADTPLPRPETDFRPPSQRRPAREDNFNNPDEGDEEEEDASFEDDEFAPGLDEDEPDHFDDHGVEDEEELDEDALHLNASAAGSGMPPPVQEWRPGYPNGGMMRPHLGEAETSYPEDREPEEMLYQGHPSWFAYPKSLLGIALTIAGAVVSHHLHFGMEWMLLFSSIAGLVLLFVGLDRYTCTYFITTRRVEMEYGVLGRNTREVRIRDIRAIDVQQSGWRALLGMGNLRFDSSVSAGPEVYFRNVHRPHTLKEMVRELQR; from the coding sequence ATGGCCAACGCACGCTACTTTCTGCCGGACCATCCCACCCTGAAGGATGTGTACAGCAAGAACGATCTGCGCGCGATGCTCATCTCCGGCACACTCAGTCGGAGCGACATGGTACTGGATGACGAAACGGGTCACGGCCACCTTCTCGGCGATCTGCTGGCCATGCCCTACCCGGACGTGACGAACATGCCGCGACGGAGCACGAGCGGCGGAGGCCCCTCCCCCCGCCCGCAATTGCCGCCCAATCACGAATTCCGCGCGGACACGCCGCTGCCGCGACCGGAGACCGACTTCCGCCCACCCTCCCAGCGACGCCCCGCTCGGGAAGACAACTTCAACAATCCTGATGAAGGTGACGAGGAGGAGGAAGATGCCTCGTTTGAAGACGATGAATTCGCCCCTGGTCTCGACGAAGACGAGCCTGATCATTTTGATGACCACGGCGTGGAAGATGAAGAAGAGCTCGATGAGGATGCGCTGCATCTGAATGCCTCTGCTGCCGGGTCCGGGATGCCCCCACCTGTACAGGAATGGAGGCCCGGGTACCCCAATGGCGGCATGATGCGGCCCCATCTGGGCGAGGCCGAGACCTCCTATCCGGAGGACCGCGAGCCGGAGGAAATGCTCTACCAGGGTCATCCAAGCTGGTTCGCCTATCCCAAGTCACTCCTCGGCATCGCGCTGACCATTGCCGGCGCGGTGGTGTCCCACCACCTGCACTTCGGCATGGAGTGGATGCTGTTGTTCAGCTCCATCGCCGGATTGGTCCTGCTTTTCGTGGGGCTCGATCGCTACACCTGCACCTACTTCATCACCACGCGGAGAGTGGAGATGGAATACGGCGTGCTCGGGAGAAACACACGTGAAGTGCGCATCCGCGACATCCGCGCCATTGACGTGCAACAAAGCGGCTGGCGGGCTCTGCTTGGCATGGGGAATCTACGATTCGACTCTTCCGTGAGCGCAGGTCCTGAGGTGTATTTCCGCAATGTGCACCGGCCTCACACGCTCAAGGAGATGGTGCGCGAGCTCCAGAGGTGA
- a CDS encoding glycoside hydrolase family 10 protein yields the protein MSSARLSLIALSVLSLAGVCPAQVERPPEPLREFRGAWVATVRGIDFPFEPGDPTPKQQAEIVEICNKAAALKLNALIFQVRPAGDAVYKSDIEPWSPWLTHAMGKAPDPMWDPLEFFIKEAHKRGIELHAWFNPFRALSGPKYKGAKNHISLTHPEWCWQYGENLWMDPGEPGVRAQSLAVMLDVTRRYDVDGIHMDDYFYPYPIQEKGATVPFPDGRAWKKYQDSGGTLSRSDWRRDNVNTFVRDLYAGVKREKPWVRVGISPFGLWRPGYPEGMGKGALDPYEALAADSLKWLQNGWVDYFAPQLYWPIEQKNLSFIGFFDWWLTQNTAQRHIWPGMASERVLRDRQPAEILRQISHTRNRMQYMPPGHIHWNFTALKKNLGTLADLCGQRAYQDYALVPSASWLGKDKPAAPTVRIQDGKAEWQYADPRFDSFVKWWHVQVYDGSQWISLRSLPVEERSLSYPKGAQAIAVRAITRTGIAGEVSVAR from the coding sequence ATGTCGTCTGCCCGACTTTCGTTGATCGCGCTGTCAGTGCTGAGTCTCGCCGGAGTGTGTCCGGCGCAAGTGGAACGCCCCCCTGAGCCGCTGCGCGAGTTTCGTGGCGCCTGGGTGGCCACCGTGCGCGGCATCGACTTTCCCTTCGAGCCCGGCGACCCGACGCCGAAACAACAGGCGGAAATCGTGGAAATCTGCAACAAGGCAGCGGCTCTGAAGCTGAACGCCCTCATCTTCCAGGTGCGGCCAGCGGGGGACGCCGTGTACAAGTCCGACATCGAGCCCTGGTCTCCCTGGCTGACCCACGCCATGGGAAAGGCCCCGGATCCCATGTGGGACCCACTGGAATTTTTCATCAAGGAGGCGCACAAGCGGGGCATTGAACTGCACGCGTGGTTCAACCCCTTCCGCGCTCTGAGCGGCCCCAAATACAAGGGGGCGAAGAACCACATCAGCCTCACGCATCCTGAATGGTGCTGGCAGTATGGGGAGAATCTCTGGATGGATCCCGGTGAGCCCGGCGTGCGCGCGCAAAGCCTGGCGGTGATGCTGGATGTGACCCGACGCTATGACGTGGATGGCATCCACATGGATGACTATTTCTACCCGTACCCCATCCAGGAAAAGGGCGCGACGGTGCCCTTTCCGGATGGCAGGGCCTGGAAGAAGTACCAGGACTCCGGTGGCACATTGAGCCGGTCTGACTGGCGCCGCGACAACGTGAACACCTTTGTGCGCGATCTATACGCGGGGGTGAAGCGTGAGAAGCCCTGGGTGCGTGTGGGCATCAGCCCCTTTGGCCTGTGGCGTCCCGGATATCCGGAGGGGATGGGGAAGGGGGCGCTGGATCCGTATGAGGCCCTTGCCGCAGACTCGTTGAAGTGGCTGCAGAATGGATGGGTGGACTATTTCGCGCCACAGCTCTACTGGCCAATCGAGCAAAAGAATCTGAGCTTCATCGGCTTCTTCGACTGGTGGCTTACGCAGAATACGGCGCAGCGTCACATCTGGCCGGGGATGGCGTCTGAGCGGGTGCTGCGCGATCGACAGCCTGCCGAGATCCTGCGCCAGATCAGCCATACGCGGAACCGCATGCAATACATGCCGCCCGGGCACATCCACTGGAACTTCACGGCCTTGAAGAAGAATCTCGGTACGCTGGCGGATCTTTGTGGGCAGCGCGCCTACCAGGACTATGCGCTGGTACCCTCCGCCTCCTGGCTGGGAAAAGACAAGCCTGCCGCTCCGACTGTGAGAATCCAGGACGGGAAGGCTGAGTGGCAGTATGCCGACCCACGCTTCGACTCCTTCGTGAAGTGGTGGCATGTGCAGGTGTATGATGGCTCCCAGTGGATATCGCTGCGCTCCCTGCCTGTGGAGGAGCGCTCTCTCAGCTATCCCAAGGGGGCGCAGGCGATTGCGGTGCGCGCCATCACCCGCACGGGGATTGCGGGTGAGGTGTCGGTCGCGCGGTGA